From a region of the Defluviitalea raffinosedens genome:
- the pyk gene encoding pyruvate kinase, with product MRKTKIVCTLGPASGDIETIKKLILNGMDAARINFSHGTYESHGEIIKNLIAAREELNVPIPLVLDTKGPEIRIKEFSKEVVYLKQGQTFTLTTEDIEGDESRVSVTYKNLPYDLRRGSRVLLDDGLIELRVKNITDTEVECEVINGGPLSSKKGVNIPDVYVNLPSLTDKDIEDIKFGIKMGFDYIAASFVRSANDVIKIRKILEENGGNNISIIAKIENRDGVNNIDEILEVADGIMVARGDLGVEIATEEVPLVQKMLIQKANQVGKPVITATQMLDSMVRNPRPTRAEANDVANAIFDGTDAIMLSGETAKGSYPVESVIMMSTIAKRTENSIDYIKNMNEYHRTIKTDITNAISHATCTTAADLNAACIVTVTKSGDTARMVSKFRPSAPVLGCTVEEQTWRQLNLVWGCIPVKTELKSTTDELFNLAVDKSVEIGVAKTGDIIVITAGVPVGISGTTNILKVHIVGNVLAKGEGIGSKVVSGTASVIKVVEEAEKYFKKGDILITHRTNNDFLPYMKKASAIVVEDGEEGENSHAAIVARALDIPVIIGAKNAVTLIRSGTLITVDSKNGFIYNGIPEKKTNSK from the coding sequence ATGAGAAAAACAAAAATCGTATGTACTTTAGGGCCTGCATCTGGTGATATCGAAACGATTAAAAAACTTATTCTAAATGGAATGGATGCTGCAAGAATTAATTTTTCCCATGGAACTTATGAATCCCATGGAGAAATCATTAAAAATCTTATTGCCGCAAGAGAAGAGCTTAATGTTCCTATACCATTGGTCCTGGATACAAAGGGACCAGAAATTCGCATTAAAGAATTTTCTAAAGAAGTTGTTTACTTAAAACAAGGGCAAACGTTTACACTGACGACAGAAGATATAGAAGGGGACGAAAGCAGAGTCAGCGTTACTTATAAAAACCTTCCTTACGATTTAAGACGGGGAAGCAGAGTACTTTTAGATGATGGACTCATTGAACTTCGGGTGAAAAATATAACCGATACAGAAGTTGAATGCGAAGTAATTAATGGTGGACCTTTAAGTTCAAAAAAAGGAGTTAACATACCGGATGTGTATGTAAATCTGCCGTCTTTAACAGATAAAGATATAGAAGACATCAAATTTGGCATTAAGATGGGATTTGACTACATTGCAGCTTCTTTTGTCCGCTCTGCCAATGATGTTATTAAAATTAGAAAAATCTTGGAAGAGAATGGCGGCAATAATATTTCAATTATTGCAAAAATCGAGAATAGAGATGGTGTAAATAATATTGATGAAATTTTGGAAGTAGCTGACGGGATCATGGTGGCAAGAGGAGACTTAGGAGTTGAAATTGCCACAGAAGAAGTACCTCTTGTTCAAAAAATGCTTATTCAAAAGGCAAATCAAGTAGGAAAACCCGTTATTACAGCTACTCAGATGTTGGATTCTATGGTTAGAAATCCAAGGCCTACAAGAGCGGAGGCCAATGACGTTGCCAATGCTATTTTCGATGGCACAGATGCGATCATGCTTTCTGGGGAAACTGCGAAAGGTTCTTATCCTGTAGAAAGTGTAATTATGATGTCAACAATTGCAAAAAGAACAGAAAACTCTATTGATTACATTAAAAATATGAATGAATATCATAGAACCATTAAGACCGACATTACGAATGCCATAAGCCACGCAACCTGTACTACAGCAGCAGATTTAAATGCCGCTTGTATTGTAACGGTTACAAAGTCAGGAGATACCGCAAGAATGGTATCTAAGTTCAGACCTTCAGCGCCTGTTCTGGGTTGTACGGTTGAAGAGCAAACCTGGAGGCAGCTTAATTTGGTTTGGGGCTGTATACCGGTTAAAACTGAATTAAAATCTACAACAGATGAACTTTTTAATTTGGCAGTAGATAAATCTGTAGAAATTGGGGTTGCAAAAACTGGAGACATTATCGTTATTACAGCCGGTGTACCTGTTGGCATATCTGGTACAACGAACATTCTGAAGGTTCATATTGTAGGAAATGTATTGGCAAAAGGAGAAGGAATTGGAAGCAAGGTTGTTTCAGGCACAGCAAGTGTGATTAAAGTTGTTGAAGAAGCCGAAAAGTATTTCAAAAAAGGAGATATATTAATTACTCATAGAACAAACAATGATTTTCTCCCATATATGAAAAAAGCTTCTGCAATTGTTGTAGAAGATGGAGAAGAAGGAGAGAACAGTCACGCAGCGATCGTGGCAAGAGCATTAGATATTCCTGTTATTATAGGTGCCAAAAATGCAGTAACCTTAATCAGAAGTGGTACTTTAATAACCGTAGACAGCAAAAATGGCTTCATTTACAACGGCATACCTGAAAAAAAGACAAATTCTAAATAA
- a CDS encoding ferritin family protein, with product MGQNTYNSKEILKLAISMEEEGVQFYEALAQKTKGEVKEGLLSLAEDEKRHKKIFTKWYEDFDKEEDDYLFEESVDLFFRNYAKAKGFEKRASVPDSLEEAIDTGMETEKITIEYYKSLLDHVKSPADEILKKLIAEEEGHYNKLKSYKSNLKK from the coding sequence ATGGGGCAAAACACATATAATTCTAAGGAAATTTTAAAACTAGCGATCAGCATGGAAGAAGAAGGCGTCCAATTCTATGAAGCCTTAGCACAAAAAACTAAAGGGGAAGTTAAGGAAGGGTTGCTTTCTCTGGCTGAAGATGAAAAAAGACATAAAAAGATTTTTACAAAATGGTATGAAGATTTTGATAAAGAAGAAGACGATTATCTCTTTGAAGAAAGTGTGGATTTATTCTTTCGCAATTATGCAAAAGCAAAGGGATTTGAGAAAAGAGCCTCTGTTCCGGATTCTTTGGAAGAAGCCATTGATACAGGAATGGAAACAGAAAAAATTACGATTGAATATTATAAAAGTTTATTGGACCATGTAAAATCTCCAGCTGACGAGATTTTGAAGAAATTAATTGCTGAAGAAGAAGGACATTATAATAAATTAAAATCTTATAAATCCAATTTAAAAAAGTAG
- the rd gene encoding rubredoxin: MSKWVCLVCGYVYDPEEGDPDNGVQPGTAFEDLPEDWVCPVCGVGKDEFEEQ; encoded by the coding sequence ATGAGTAAATGGGTTTGTTTAGTATGTGGATATGTTTATGATCCTGAAGAAGGTGACCCAGATAACGGAGTTCAACCAGGAACAGCTTTCGAAGATCTTCCTGAAGACTGGGTTTGTCCTGTATGCGGTGTAGGCAAGGATGAATTTGAAGAACAATAA
- the pfkA gene encoding 6-phosphofructokinase, whose protein sequence is MSKEIKTIGVLTSGGDAPGMNATIRSVVRTAIARGLRVMGVRKGYNGLIHGDIFEMSPRSVSDTIQRGGTILQTARCPEFITEEGQKKGAQICKVFGIDGLIVIGGDGSFQGAEKLANLGINTIGIPGTIDLDIACTDYTIGFDTAVNTAMEAINKIRDTSTSHERCSIVEVMGRNAGYIALWCGITNGAEMVLIPEKERPSDEEIIREILQNKQRGKKHFLIIVAEGVGGSQELAVKIEKVTGIETRATILGYLQRGGSPSAVDRLHASMMGALAVDLLCEGKSNRVIAYKDGQYVDYDINEALKMTKTVDERMYEVAKILSI, encoded by the coding sequence ATGAGCAAAGAGATAAAAACCATTGGCGTATTAACAAGCGGAGGAGATGCACCAGGCATGAATGCAACAATCCGTTCCGTTGTACGTACGGCTATTGCAAGAGGTCTTAGGGTCATGGGCGTAAGAAAGGGTTATAACGGACTTATCCATGGAGATATTTTCGAAATGAGTCCAAGAAGTGTATCAGATACCATTCAAAGAGGGGGAACCATCCTTCAAACAGCAAGATGTCCCGAATTTATAACTGAAGAAGGACAAAAGAAAGGCGCTCAGATTTGTAAAGTGTTCGGTATAGATGGTCTTATCGTTATCGGCGGAGACGGATCCTTCCAGGGGGCAGAAAAATTAGCGAATTTAGGAATCAATACAATAGGCATTCCCGGAACAATTGATTTAGATATTGCATGTACAGATTATACTATTGGCTTTGATACCGCAGTAAACACAGCTATGGAAGCAATCAATAAAATCAGAGATACATCAACCTCCCATGAAAGATGCAGTATTGTAGAAGTAATGGGAAGAAATGCTGGATATATTGCACTTTGGTGCGGCATTACCAATGGGGCTGAAATGGTTCTGATTCCTGAAAAAGAAAGACCCAGCGATGAAGAGATTATAAGAGAAATACTCCAAAACAAGCAACGCGGTAAAAAGCATTTCCTTATTATTGTTGCAGAAGGGGTAGGAGGCTCTCAAGAATTAGCAGTTAAAATAGAAAAAGTAACAGGAATAGAAACCAGAGCAACGATTTTAGGATACCTTCAAAGAGGAGGAAGTCCTTCAGCAGTTGACCGCCTTCATGCTTCAATGATGGGAGCATTGGCAGTAGATCTCCTTTGTGAAGGAAAAAGCAATCGTGTTATAGCGTATAAAGATGGACAATATGTAGATTATGATATCAACGAAGCATTAAAGATGACAAAAACAGTTGATGAAAGAATGTATGAAGTGGCTAAAATCCTTTCTATTTAG